In Setaria italica strain Yugu1 chromosome IX, Setaria_italica_v2.0, whole genome shotgun sequence, the genomic stretch tctctaaccTTCACCAAGTTATAGAAAAATTCACCATGAAATCTACAACCTCAAATTAGTTTAATTAAACCCACCATGAAATATGTCTTTTAAATTATTTGGTATTGTAGATGTCAATATATTTTGCTATAAGCTTGGTGAAAGTCAGAGAAACTTGACTTAATACAAAACTAAAAAATCTTAaattttgggacagagggagtagttcaTTTCTCATACACTATCATGGGTTCTAAATCATATGTTCTGCAGGGAAGACCCAGACAATTAATCACTTTTTGGTTAACAAGAGTTGGTACCTCGTGGATTTGCCTGGTTACGGGTATGTTCACTCTTTTCACCCATTATAGATAAACTAGCTATCTGATTGTGTTCAAGGGAAAAGCTAGTTACCTGGTTGATCTCAGTATAGGAAGTTAACTTTCACTGTTGCCTTGGTTTTTATGTTACAGAATGGGagcattctctctctctctctctctctctctctctctctctctctctctctcatatcAACTACAAATCTAATCCTGCCGAAGTGTTAATTTGCGTTGCACTTGAATTTTGGCATAGACATTTAGGAATTTGATACTCACCACTCCTCTGTTGGAGAGATTGTTCCAGAACCTTTGCATCCAGCAGCTGTTCACGCATACATTTGTTTATGCTGCATTTGTGTAACTGTGATAAATTTAACATGCTTACATGTAGGACAGTAGGTGGCTAGGTGCAATCCATTCAGGTTCAAACTTCTGATATGAAAACAAAGTGACATGCCATTGAGTCCATAAACGTTTAGCTTCTTTTGAAGCCCATAACAATTTCTTTTCCCATGAAACTAGATAGGGCATACGCTCAGCTTGCATTGGTTAATGGTTTTTTGGCtagcatttcttttttcatgtaCTGCTGTCTTGAGAATGTAGTAACAAACATGAAACAAGTACGTGTACTGAAACGTAAGAGCCACCTAATTTTCTGTTTCCATACTCAATTATTAAGATTTTTTTACTCAAGAATCATTAGAGCACTGCTCTAGTATAAACTATATTATCAACATACTGTTGGAGCTCATCAGGCCCATCTAGCGAACATGACAATCTTCCTGCATTAGGTTTGCAGCTGCGTCCCAATCAGCTCGAATGGACTGGTCGTCATTTACCAAGGGGTACTTCTTGAACAGAGATACCTTGGTCAGTGTACTGCTCCTTATTGATGCCAGTATTCCGCCACAGAAAATTGATCTTGACTGTGCTAACTGGCTTGGTCGTAACAATGTAAGGCAGTATATTCTTCCACTGATAATTTTTTATCTGCTCTTTGTTAACTTAATGTTTTGCTTATTTCTTGTGTTGATgctatgggcctgtttggttctttagtccaaagtttagttcctgtcacatcaaatgtttagatattaattagtagtattaaatatatgctaattataaaaccaattgcacatatggaggctaattcgcgagacgaatctattaggccgagttagttcatgatttgacaatgtgatgctacaataaatgtgtgctaatcatggattaattaggcttaatagattcgtctcgcgaattagcctccatctgtgcgattggttttgtaattagtctatatttaatactcctaattagtatctaaacattcgatatgatagggactaaactttagtccgtggaaccaaacaccccctaaatatgTCTTTCATGCTGATCTCTAACTAGGGATCTCTAACAGTAGCCTAACTAATTATCTGCATTGCTGTTCAGATCGGATTGACCTTTGTGTTCACCAAGTGCGACAAAGTAAAGAAGGGTAAAGGGGGGCGGCCTGATGAGAACATCAAGGTGTTCCAGGAAACAATCAGCGGGCTGTATCCAGAGCCACCGCCATGGATCATGACGAGCAGCGTTACCGGACTAGGCCGAGATGGGCTGCTCCTCCATATGTCGCAGCTGAGGAACTACTGGGACAACGAAGCAGTCTAGGTAGAGCTGCATAGATCAACCGCCACTAGCAACAATAGTAGTATGTTAGAAGAGAGGATCACAGGCCATGATgacctccattctcttttgacaGGACTATTTCATCTTGGCACAATGACCATGGAGAATGAACTCTACTTATCATCTAATGAATGAAATGAATCATGTCATTATGTACTTCTCGTTATCATATACATGCATCTCGGCATCAATGTCATCATGTATATGCACCAATTATTTATTTAGAAGAGTTACTCTACTCGGGAATCAAACAAGTCATCTGTGTCTAACACGAGGTGGCAATTCAAATAggactatcaaaagagaaaaatTTAGTTTTGCAAATAGTTCTATTGGAAGAGAATGGAGGAAGCAGTAGCAGTGCAGTGGAAATGCGGCTTCCTCTAATTTCTGTTTCATCCATCATGTGCAGTAAGTGAAGCCCTTATGTAGTTATGTTTCCTGCACGTACTATACACCATAAATGTCCGATCTGGAATTACACATTTATGGAGGTGAAGGCACTCGAGAGCATTCAATATACTGTACACATCACATTCAATGAGCCCGAAGTCATGAAGCTGGAACTCTTGCGAGCACACATTTTATTGCCCGAAAAACTGCTGCCTTTGGGTTATTTGTACTGCACGCCGGGAGCACGGTTGCGAAGCGATTCGATGAATCCCGGCTGGTtccgcggcaccggcggcgacgtCTACGTGTCGGCCGGCCTGGCCTGGGGTCCTCACCGGCGCGAGGAGCTGATCGCCTCTCGCTCTGAGCCGGACAGCGAAACCAGAAAAGGGAGCGAAGGCAAGCACGTACACAGCAGCACAGGGCCGGTGCCTCTCACTTTCGCCGTGCCCGGCGTGCCGGCCCTGCGAAGCGCCGGACCAGTGCCGGTGCCGTGTCGAGCGCAGCGCGAGCCCCAGGCCGCTCCGAGCCTCCGACCGCCCGGCGGAGGGGTGGGGTGGCCCGTGGCCCTGGTCTGCGCGCGATCTGGACGCCAAACTGGCGAGCCTTGTTTGCGAGCGCGGGTCAATAAACACCGGCCATATCCCGCTGCCGCTGGCCGTGGGGGCAAGCCGCAGGGCGCTGCTGCTGAAGGGCCGCGCGCCCCCACCACAGGCCCCGCGTCCCCGTCCCCGCTGGGCTCTCTCGTCTCCTGCAGCGCGTGGCCCGGCGCACTGGGACCCGTCGCGCTCTGCATTGCTGCAGCGGCTTGCAACACGACGACGGGTCGACGAGCACGGCACACCCGTACCAGGGTACTACCGAGCAATACGATCGCCGGCGTTGGCAAGTACAGTAAATTGTCGCGTGCCGGCGTGCCGCGCAGCCCCCTCACGCTGCTAAGTTTAATGGCCTCGCCGCGGGATACGGCATTTGCCGTGCAGCATCGCCTTCAGCGTATTTGTGAGGGAAGTCTGGGATCTTGTTTTCGTGCAGGTGGTAGTTTGAGCTTTACGCCGTATCGTACTGGTCGCCGGCTCCAAAGGTGTACGTATCGCTCTCGTTCTAGTAGAACCGAAGTAGTAGAAGCTAGTCGGTCACGAGGTCAAAGCACAACCCGACAAAGTTGTTAAGAGTGACAAACAAAATGCGTGGTGTGCTCTCAAAGAAAGTTCACGTCACACGTTTGCATCGAGACTTGAGGAGGTGACAAGTGTTTTCCATAAATTTCCATGAAAAAATCTGACTAGCACATGTACATCGATTGGACTAGGCAGAGGAGGCGCATCCGGCATCCGGCACCAGAGA encodes the following:
- the LOC101779199 gene encoding GTP-binding protein At2g22870, with the translated sequence MLLRPRLSLLRALAPPPLTRACVPARCTLSAAAAGDAAPAPAVPRKNARKLAPPPREIVKTALFLPPGVEPGAAVTADMVIPGSNIVVGPYAGDARVKEAEFVRSSARARDCPKDDRPEFAVLGRSNVGKSSLINALTRRKEAALTSKKPGKTQTINHFLVNKSWYLVDLPGYGFAAASQSARMDWSSFTKGYFLNRDTLVSVLLLIDASIPPQKIDLDCANWLGRNNIGLTFVFTKCDKVKKGKGGRPDENIKVFQETISGLYPEPPPWIMTSSVTGLGRDGLLLHMSQLRNYWDNEAV